One Hippoglossus stenolepis isolate QCI-W04-F060 chromosome 9, HSTE1.2, whole genome shotgun sequence genomic region harbors:
- the fsta gene encoding follistatin-A isoform X1, producing MFRMLKHHLHPGIFLFFIWLCHLMEHQKVQAGNCWLQQGKNGRCQVLYMPGMSREECCRSGRLGTSWTEEDVPNSTLFRWMIFNGGAPNCIPCKGGETCDNVDCGPGKRCKMNRRSKPRCVCAPDCSNITWKGPVCGSDGKTYKDECALLKAKCKGHPDLDVQYQGKCKKTCRDVLCPGSSTCVVDQTNNAYCVTCNRICPEVTSPDQYLCGNDGIIYASACHLRRATCLLGRSIGVAYEGKCIKAKSCEDIQCSAGKKCLWDARMSRGRCSLCDETCPESRTEEAVCASDNTTYPSECAMKQAACSMGALLEVKHSGSCNSITEDQEEDEEDEDSDYMAYVHLSSILDG from the exons ATGTTTAGGATGCTGAAACACCACCTCCACCCGggcatttttctcttcttcatatGGCTTTGTCACCTCATGGAACATCAAAAAGTTCAAG ccgGGAACTGCTGGTTGCAGCAGGGGAAGAACGGGAGGTGCCAGGTGCTGTACATGCCCGGTATGAGCAGGGAGGAGTGCTGCCGGAGCGGAAGGCTGGGGACGTCCTGGACCGAGGAGGACGTCCCTAACAGCACGCTCTTTAGGTGGATGATCTTCAATGGCGGAGCCCCCAATTGCATACCTTGCAAAGGTGGAG aaaccTGCGATAATGTTGACTGTGGGCCTGGGAAGAGGTGCAAGATGAACAGGAGAAGCAAGCCGCGCTGCGTGTGCGCACCAGACTGCTCCAACATCACCTGGAAAGGACCGGTCTGCGGCTCGGATGGAAAGACCTACAAAGACGAATGCGCACTGCTGAAGGCTAAATGCAAAGGCCACCCTGACCTGGACGTGCAGTACCAGGGAAAGTGCAAGA AAACGTGCCGTGACGTCTTGTGCCCCGGCAGCTCCACGTGCGTCGTGGACCAGACAAATAATGCATATTGTGTGACGTGTAATCGGATTTGCCCCGAGGTGACGTCGCCTGATCAGTACCTGTGTGGAAACGACGGGATCATCTATGCCAGCGCGTGTCACCTGAGAAGAGCGACCTGCCTCCTGGGCAGATCCATCGGAGTGGCGTATGAGGGCAAATGCATCA agGCTAAGTCGTGTGAGGACATCCAGTGCAGCGCCGGGAAAAAGTGTCTGTGGGATGCTCGGATGAGCCGAGGCCGCTGCTCACTGTGCGATGAGACCTGTCCGGAGAGCAGGACGGAGGAGGCGGTGTGTGCCAGCGACAACACCACATATCCCAGTGAATGTGCCATGAAGCAAGCTGCTTGCTCTATGGGTGCGCTGCTTGAGGTCAAGCACTCTGGATCTTGCAACT CCATCACAGAagaccaggaggaggatgaggaagatgaggactCAGACTACATGGCCTATGTCCATTTATCTTCTATACTGGATGGATAG
- the fsta gene encoding follistatin-A isoform X2 — MFRMLKHHLHPGIFLFFIWLCHLMEHQKVQAGNCWLQQGKNGRCQVLYMPGMSREECCRSGRLGTSWTEEDVPNSTLFRWMIFNGGAPNCIPCKETCDNVDCGPGKRCKMNRRSKPRCVCAPDCSNITWKGPVCGSDGKTYKDECALLKAKCKGHPDLDVQYQGKCKKTCRDVLCPGSSTCVVDQTNNAYCVTCNRICPEVTSPDQYLCGNDGIIYASACHLRRATCLLGRSIGVAYEGKCIKAKSCEDIQCSAGKKCLWDARMSRGRCSLCDETCPESRTEEAVCASDNTTYPSECAMKQAACSMGALLEVKHSGSCNSITEDQEEDEEDEDSDYMAYVHLSSILDG, encoded by the exons ATGTTTAGGATGCTGAAACACCACCTCCACCCGggcatttttctcttcttcatatGGCTTTGTCACCTCATGGAACATCAAAAAGTTCAAG ccgGGAACTGCTGGTTGCAGCAGGGGAAGAACGGGAGGTGCCAGGTGCTGTACATGCCCGGTATGAGCAGGGAGGAGTGCTGCCGGAGCGGAAGGCTGGGGACGTCCTGGACCGAGGAGGACGTCCCTAACAGCACGCTCTTTAGGTGGATGATCTTCAATGGCGGAGCCCCCAATTGCATACCTTGCAAAG aaaccTGCGATAATGTTGACTGTGGGCCTGGGAAGAGGTGCAAGATGAACAGGAGAAGCAAGCCGCGCTGCGTGTGCGCACCAGACTGCTCCAACATCACCTGGAAAGGACCGGTCTGCGGCTCGGATGGAAAGACCTACAAAGACGAATGCGCACTGCTGAAGGCTAAATGCAAAGGCCACCCTGACCTGGACGTGCAGTACCAGGGAAAGTGCAAGA AAACGTGCCGTGACGTCTTGTGCCCCGGCAGCTCCACGTGCGTCGTGGACCAGACAAATAATGCATATTGTGTGACGTGTAATCGGATTTGCCCCGAGGTGACGTCGCCTGATCAGTACCTGTGTGGAAACGACGGGATCATCTATGCCAGCGCGTGTCACCTGAGAAGAGCGACCTGCCTCCTGGGCAGATCCATCGGAGTGGCGTATGAGGGCAAATGCATCA agGCTAAGTCGTGTGAGGACATCCAGTGCAGCGCCGGGAAAAAGTGTCTGTGGGATGCTCGGATGAGCCGAGGCCGCTGCTCACTGTGCGATGAGACCTGTCCGGAGAGCAGGACGGAGGAGGCGGTGTGTGCCAGCGACAACACCACATATCCCAGTGAATGTGCCATGAAGCAAGCTGCTTGCTCTATGGGTGCGCTGCTTGAGGTCAAGCACTCTGGATCTTGCAACT CCATCACAGAagaccaggaggaggatgaggaagatgaggactCAGACTACATGGCCTATGTCCATTTATCTTCTATACTGGATGGATAG